One part of the Streptomyces ferrugineus genome encodes these proteins:
- a CDS encoding RNA polymerase sigma factor: MLRRKARRVQEDDPLDAAQVRRVRAVLALGGVPQTDLPDGVQQVRLRLLERAASGREAPRDVSAWAAVVASNLAMDWHRAKKRQERLGERLASLRQLEHPSGEDTSLLSLAVARGLDELPDAQRQVLVLRFYGDLPVRDIAEELGIPEGTVKSRLHTAVRALRARLHEDEVV, translated from the coding sequence GTGCTGCGCAGAAAGGCCCGCCGTGTCCAGGAGGACGATCCGCTGGACGCGGCCCAGGTGCGTCGGGTGCGGGCGGTGCTCGCGCTCGGCGGGGTGCCGCAGACGGACCTGCCGGACGGGGTACAGCAGGTCCGCCTGCGGTTGCTGGAGCGGGCCGCGAGCGGACGCGAGGCGCCGCGGGACGTGTCGGCGTGGGCGGCGGTCGTCGCCTCCAACCTCGCCATGGACTGGCACCGGGCCAAGAAGCGCCAGGAACGGCTCGGCGAACGGCTCGCCTCCCTGCGCCAGCTGGAACACCCCTCCGGCGAGGACACCAGCCTGCTCTCCCTCGCCGTCGCCCGGGGCCTGGACGAGCTGCCCGACGCCCAGCGTCAGGTCCTCGTCCTGCGCTTCTACGGCGATCTCCCGGTGCGGGACATCGCCGAGGAGCTCGGCATCCCGGAGGGCACGGTCAAGAGCAGGCTGCACACGGCGGTACGGGCCCTGCGCGCCCGCTTGCACGAGGACGAGGTGGTGTGA
- a CDS encoding aspartate-semialdehyde dehydrogenase — MRVGIVGATGQVGTVMRRILAEREFPVTELRLFASARSAGTVLDGVTVEDAATADYSGLDIVLFSAGGATSKALAPKVAAQGPVVIDNSSAWRRDPEVPLVVSEVNPHAIADRPKGIIANPNCTTMAAMPVLRPLHAEAGLQALVVATYQAVSGSGLAGVDELFEQVKKVGDDAPKLTHDGSAAQFPAPNKYVAPIAYNVLPMAGSIVDDGLNETDEEQKLRHESRKILEIPELKVSGTCVRVPVFSGHSLQINARFDRPISVERAKELLAGAPGVALTDVPTPLQAAGQDPSYVGRIRTDETVAHGLALFVSNDNLRKGAALNAVQIAELVAAELKG, encoded by the coding sequence GTGAGGGTCGGAATCGTCGGAGCCACCGGTCAGGTCGGCACGGTCATGCGCAGGATCCTCGCGGAGCGCGAGTTCCCGGTCACCGAGCTGCGCCTGTTCGCCTCGGCCCGTTCGGCGGGGACGGTCCTGGACGGCGTGACGGTGGAGGACGCGGCGACGGCCGACTACTCCGGCCTCGACATCGTGCTGTTCTCGGCGGGCGGCGCGACCTCGAAGGCGCTGGCGCCGAAGGTCGCCGCCCAGGGCCCCGTGGTGATCGACAACTCCTCGGCGTGGCGCCGCGACCCCGAGGTCCCGCTGGTCGTCTCCGAGGTGAACCCGCACGCGATCGCCGACCGCCCCAAGGGCATCATCGCCAACCCGAACTGCACGACGATGGCCGCGATGCCGGTGCTCAGGCCGCTGCACGCCGAGGCGGGCCTCCAGGCCCTCGTGGTCGCCACCTACCAGGCCGTCTCCGGCTCCGGTCTGGCCGGGGTGGACGAGCTGTTCGAGCAGGTCAAGAAGGTCGGCGACGACGCGCCGAAGCTGACGCACGACGGCTCGGCGGCCCAGTTCCCCGCGCCGAACAAGTACGTGGCGCCGATCGCGTACAACGTGCTGCCGATGGCCGGCTCGATCGTGGACGACGGTCTGAACGAGACCGACGAGGAGCAGAAGCTGCGCCACGAGTCCCGCAAGATCCTGGAGATCCCCGAGCTGAAGGTCTCCGGCACCTGTGTGCGCGTCCCGGTCTTCTCCGGCCACTCCCTCCAGATCAACGCCCGCTTCGACCGCCCGATCAGCGTGGAGCGCGCCAAGGAACTGCTGGCCGGCGCCCCCGGCGTGGCCCTCACCGACGTCCCGACCCCGCTCCAGGCGGCCGGCCAGGACCCGTCCTACGTCGGCCGCATCCGCACCGACGAGACGGTCGCCCACGGCCTCGCCCTGTTCGTCTCCAACGACAACCTCCGCAAGGGCGCCGCGCTGAACGCGGTGCAGATCGCGGAGCTGGTGGCGGCGGAGCTGAAGGGCTGA
- the pepN gene encoding aminopeptidase N, translated as MPGTNLTREEAQQRAKLLTVDSYEIDLDLSGAQEGGTYRSVTTVRFDVAENGADSFIDLVAPTVHEVTLNGDALDADEVFKDSRIALPGLLEGRNVLRVVADCAYTNTGEGLHRFVDPVDQQAYLYTQFEVPDARRVFASFEQPDLKATFQFTVTAPEGWTVISNSPTPEPKDNVWSFEPTPRISTYITALIVGPYHSVHSVYEKDGQSVPLGIYCRPSLAEYLDSDAIFEVTRQGFDWFQEKFDYAYPFKKYDQLFVPEFNAGAMENAGAVTIRDQYVFRSKVTDAAYLGRAETILHELAHMWFGDLVTMEWWNDLWLNESFATYTSIACQAHAPGTRWPHAWTTFANQMKTWAYRQDQLPSTHPIMAEIRDLDDVLVNFDGITYAKGASVLKQLVAYVGMDEFFKGVQAYFKRHAFGNTRLSDLLGALEETSGRDLKTWSRLWLETAGINVLRPEIETDAHGVITSFAIRQEAPALPAGAKGEPTLRPHRIAVGLYNLDDASGKLLRDERVELDVDGELTTVPQLAGKGRPDVILLNDDDLSYAKVRLDEKSLAFVTEHLGDFEASLPRALCWASSWDMTRDAELATRDYVSLVLSGIGKESDIGVVQSLHRQVKLAIELYADPAAREALLTRWTDATLAHLRAAEPGGDHQLAWARAFAAAARTPEQLDLLEALLDGSQSIEGLAVDTELRWAFVQRLAAVGRFDEAEIAAEYERDRTAAGERHAATARAARPTPEAKAEAWSSVIDSDKLPNAVQEAVITGFVQTDQRELLASYTDTFFEVVKDIWDARSHEIAQQIAIGLYPSLQVSEETLRKTDAWLASAEPNAALRRLISESRAGVERALRAQEADAAAAE; from the coding sequence GTGCCTGGCACAAACCTGACTCGCGAAGAGGCGCAGCAGCGGGCGAAGCTGCTCACCGTTGACTCGTACGAGATCGATCTCGACCTCTCCGGCGCGCAAGAGGGCGGCACCTACCGGTCCGTGACCACGGTGCGCTTCGACGTCGCCGAGAACGGCGCCGACTCCTTCATCGACCTCGTGGCCCCGACCGTCCACGAGGTGACTCTCAACGGCGACGCGCTCGACGCGGACGAGGTCTTCAAGGACTCCCGGATCGCCCTGCCGGGCCTGCTGGAGGGCCGCAACGTCCTGCGGGTCGTCGCGGACTGCGCGTACACCAACACCGGCGAGGGCCTGCACCGCTTCGTCGACCCGGTCGACCAGCAGGCGTACCTGTACACCCAGTTCGAGGTGCCCGACGCCCGGCGCGTGTTCGCGTCCTTCGAGCAGCCCGATCTGAAGGCCACCTTCCAGTTCACCGTGACGGCCCCGGAGGGCTGGACGGTCATCTCCAACTCGCCCACTCCGGAGCCCAAGGACAACGTCTGGTCCTTCGAGCCGACGCCGCGCATCTCGACGTACATCACGGCGCTCATCGTCGGCCCGTACCACTCCGTGCACAGCGTGTACGAGAAGGACGGCCAGTCCGTGCCGCTCGGCATCTACTGCCGGCCCTCGCTCGCCGAGTACCTCGACTCGGACGCCATCTTCGAGGTGACCCGGCAGGGCTTCGACTGGTTCCAGGAGAAGTTCGACTACGCCTACCCGTTCAAGAAGTACGACCAGCTGTTCGTGCCGGAGTTCAACGCGGGCGCGATGGAGAACGCGGGCGCGGTGACCATCCGCGACCAGTACGTCTTCCGCTCCAAGGTGACGGACGCGGCGTACCTGGGGCGGGCCGAGACCATCCTGCACGAGCTGGCCCACATGTGGTTCGGCGACCTGGTCACCATGGAGTGGTGGAACGACCTGTGGCTGAACGAGTCGTTCGCCACCTACACCTCCATCGCCTGCCAGGCGCACGCCCCGGGGACGCGCTGGCCGCACGCCTGGACGACGTTCGCCAACCAGATGAAGACGTGGGCGTACCGCCAGGACCAACTGCCGTCCACGCACCCGATCATGGCGGAGATCCGCGACCTGGACGACGTCCTGGTCAACTTCGACGGCATCACCTACGCCAAGGGCGCCTCCGTCCTCAAGCAGCTCGTGGCCTACGTCGGCATGGACGAGTTCTTCAAGGGCGTGCAGGCGTACTTCAAGCGTCACGCGTTCGGCAACACGCGCCTGTCCGATCTGCTGGGCGCCCTGGAGGAGACCTCCGGCCGCGATCTGAAGACCTGGTCGAGGCTGTGGCTGGAGACGGCCGGCATCAACGTCCTGCGCCCCGAGATCGAGACGGACGCGCACGGTGTGATCACGTCCTTCGCGATCCGCCAGGAGGCCCCGGCGCTGCCCGCGGGCGCGAAGGGCGAGCCGACGCTGCGTCCGCACCGCATCGCGGTGGGCCTGTACAACCTGGACGACGCCTCCGGGAAGCTGCTGCGCGACGAGCGCGTCGAGCTGGACGTGGACGGCGAACTGACCACCGTGCCGCAGCTCGCCGGCAAGGGCCGTCCGGACGTGATCCTCCTCAACGACGACGACCTGTCGTACGCGAAGGTCCGCCTGGACGAGAAGTCCCTCGCCTTCGTCACCGAGCACCTCGGCGACTTCGAGGCCTCCCTGCCCCGGGCCCTGTGCTGGGCGTCGTCCTGGGACATGACCCGCGACGCGGAACTGGCCACCCGCGACTACGTCTCCCTGGTCCTGTCGGGCATCGGCAAGGAGTCCGACATCGGTGTCGTGCAGTCGCTGCACCGCCAGGTGAAGCTGGCGATCGAGCTGTACGCCGACCCGGCCGCCCGCGAGGCCCTGCTGACCCGCTGGACGGACGCCACGCTGGCCCATCTGCGCGCGGCGGAGCCGGGCGGCGACCACCAGCTGGCGTGGGCGCGTGCGTTCGCGGCGGCGGCCCGTACGCCGGAGCAGCTCGACCTCCTCGAGGCCCTGCTGGACGGCTCCCAGTCGATCGAGGGCCTGGCCGTCGACACGGAGCTGCGCTGGGCGTTCGTGCAGCGCCTGGCGGCGGTGGGCCGCTTCGACGAGGCGGAGATCGCGGCCGAGTACGAGCGGGACAGGACGGCGGCCGGCGAGCGGCACGCGGCCACCGCCCGCGCCGCGCGCCCGACTCCGGAGGCCAAGGCCGAGGCATGGTCGTCGGTCATCGACTCCGACAAGCTGCCGAACGCCGTCCAGGAGGCGGTGATCACCGGCTTCGTCCAGACCGACCAGCGCGAGCTCCTGGCGTCCTACACCGACACGTTCTTCGAGGTCGTCAAGGACATCTGGGACGCCCGCTCCCACGAGATCGCCCAGCAGATCGCGATCGGCCTGTACCCGTCCCTCCAGGTCTCCGAGGAGACGCTGCGCAAGACGGACGCCTGGCTCGCCTCGGCGGAGCCCAACGCGGCCCTGCGCCGCCTGATCTCCGAGTCCCGGGCGGGCGTGGAGCGGGCGCTGCGGGCGCAGGAGGCGGACGCGGCGGCTGCGGAGTAG
- a CDS encoding TIGR03767 family metallophosphoesterase, whose protein sequence is MSRIRSVASSALGIHRRTLLAATGAVTLSAGVGYALRPTQSEAATTAPQADTAAAGADAAVAEAPVGASRKVPAALAPYTRGTTVAGVATPQGSGGYRRLGDGPGWKRVVRENLAAAKSGRESRRTALAAFVQLTDLHLIDTQHPLRLEYLRSTDVHAWRPQEALTVPGAVALVERVNALRGAPVTGAPLHFAMTTGDNTDNNCKSELEWFLTVMSGGRITPNTGDPRRYEGVQNSGLKLYWQANDRVRDADKQLGFPHIEGFLAAAIRETRSPGLNIPWYSTVGNHDAMPLGTYASHGDSYLTDLAVGGKKLMNASASDAKKLQDSLKQDKDPRGTVFKDFLKAHARSMRSVTPDESRAPFTPKEYVQAHLDPAHRGHGPVGHGYSTANLDAGTQYYSFRISDDVIGISLDTTDPGGHYVGSIGAAQFRWLDRTLRENKDSYAIVFSHHTSGSMDNLRRDPARPNERRVGGAELVQLLASHRNVLAWVNGHIHKNVITPHSTAGGHAFWEISTASHVDFPQLARIIEVVDNKDGTISLFTTLIESSAPYRADFADLSQTGLAALYRELSLNAPGASTKLAGERGDRNTELVLKKG, encoded by the coding sequence ATGTCGCGCATACGCTCTGTCGCCAGCTCCGCGCTGGGGATCCACCGCCGTACCCTGCTCGCCGCCACCGGAGCGGTGACCCTCTCCGCGGGCGTCGGCTACGCCCTGCGGCCCACGCAGAGTGAGGCTGCCACGACCGCCCCCCAGGCCGACACCGCTGCCGCCGGGGCCGACGCCGCTGTCGCCGAGGCCCCGGTCGGCGCCTCCCGCAAGGTGCCGGCCGCGCTCGCCCCGTACACCCGCGGCACCACCGTCGCGGGCGTCGCCACCCCGCAGGGCAGCGGCGGCTACCGCCGGCTCGGCGACGGGCCCGGCTGGAAGCGCGTCGTCCGCGAGAACCTGGCGGCCGCCAAGTCGGGCCGCGAGAGCCGCCGTACGGCGCTCGCCGCCTTCGTACAGCTCACCGACCTGCACCTGATCGACACCCAGCATCCGCTGCGCCTGGAGTACCTGCGCTCGACGGACGTGCACGCCTGGCGGCCGCAGGAGGCGCTGACCGTGCCCGGCGCGGTGGCGCTCGTCGAGCGCGTCAACGCGCTGCGGGGCGCCCCCGTCACCGGCGCCCCGCTCCACTTCGCCATGACCACCGGCGACAACACGGACAACAACTGCAAGTCCGAGCTGGAGTGGTTCCTGACGGTGATGAGCGGCGGCCGGATCACCCCGAACACCGGTGACCCGCGGCGGTACGAGGGCGTCCAGAACAGCGGCCTGAAGCTGTACTGGCAGGCCAACGACCGCGTCCGCGACGCCGACAAGCAGCTCGGCTTCCCGCACATCGAGGGCTTCCTGGCCGCCGCGATCCGCGAGACGCGCAGCCCCGGCCTGAACATCCCCTGGTACTCGACGGTCGGCAACCACGACGCGATGCCGCTCGGCACCTACGCCTCGCACGGCGACTCCTACCTCACCGACCTGGCCGTCGGCGGCAAGAAGCTCATGAACGCGTCGGCGTCGGACGCCAAGAAGCTCCAGGACTCCCTCAAGCAGGACAAGGACCCGCGGGGCACCGTCTTCAAGGACTTCCTCAAGGCCCACGCCCGCTCGATGCGCTCGGTCACGCCGGACGAGAGCCGTGCCCCCTTCACGCCGAAGGAGTACGTCCAGGCCCACCTGGACCCGGCCCACCGCGGCCACGGCCCGGTAGGCCACGGCTACTCGACGGCCAACCTGGACGCCGGCACCCAGTACTACAGCTTCCGCATCTCCGACGACGTCATCGGCATCAGCCTCGACACCACCGACCCCGGCGGGCACTACGTGGGGTCCATCGGGGCGGCCCAGTTCAGGTGGCTGGACCGGACGCTGCGCGAGAACAAGGACTCGTACGCGATCGTCTTCAGCCATCACACCAGCGGTTCGATGGACAACCTGCGCCGCGACCCGGCCCGCCCGAACGAGCGGCGCGTCGGCGGGGCCGAGCTGGTCCAGCTCCTCGCGAGCCACCGCAACGTGCTGGCCTGGGTGAACGGCCACATCCACAAGAACGTCATCACCCCGCACTCCACCGCCGGCGGGCACGCCTTCTGGGAGATCTCCACCGCCTCCCACGTCGACTTCCCCCAACTCGCCCGGATCATCGAGGTGGTGGACAACAAGGACGGCACGATCTCGCTGTTCACCACCCTGATCGAGTCCTCGGCCCCATACCGCGCCGACTTCGCGGACCTCTCCCAGACGGGACTGGCCGCCCTCTACCGCGAGCTGTCCCTCAACGCACCCGGCGCCAGCACGAAGCTCGCGGGTGAGCGGGGGGACCGCAACACGGAGCTGGTCCTGAAGAAGGGCTGA
- a CDS encoding NUDIX hydrolase produces MRKNLRVAAYAICVRDGQLLLARSPAPGGGFEWVLPGGGMEHGEDPYDTVVREVEEETGYRFEPTGLLGLDSVRRLIPGRIRRGVDHHGVALVYEGRIVGGDLRYEADGSTDMAAWHPLDGVTGLTRVPMVDKGLALWRERPAAGKASVPPKMNTE; encoded by the coding sequence GTGCGGAAGAACTTGAGGGTGGCGGCCTACGCCATATGCGTACGTGACGGGCAACTCCTCCTCGCCCGCTCCCCGGCACCCGGCGGCGGCTTCGAGTGGGTGCTGCCCGGCGGCGGCATGGAGCACGGTGAGGATCCGTACGACACGGTCGTGCGGGAGGTCGAGGAGGAGACCGGCTACCGCTTCGAGCCCACCGGGCTGCTGGGCCTGGACTCCGTCCGGCGCCTGATCCCGGGCCGCATCCGCCGGGGAGTCGACCATCATGGCGTGGCGCTCGTCTACGAGGGCCGGATCGTGGGCGGCGACCTCCGCTACGAGGCCGACGGCTCCACCGACATGGCCGCCTGGCATCCCCTGGACGGCGTGACGGGGCTGACCCGCGTCCCGATGGTCGACAAGGGACTGGCGTTGTGGCGGGAACGACCGGCGGCCGGAAAAGCTTCAGTACCCCCGAAGATGAACACTGAGTGA
- a CDS encoding serine hydrolase domain-containing protein produces the protein MTVRTTMTAVTAAVLSLALAGPAVASADSSGDYGHQATRRAMEAAVADGVPGVTAMVRDGRRGWSATAGVGDLKTGKPRSPHDRYRVASITKTFVATVLLQLEAEGKLSLDDTVEQWLPGLVRGNGHDGSRITLRQLLNHTSGIYDYLADPAFQQTYMAAEGFLQHRYDRKEPEYFIAIAMTHEPYFAPGTSWHYSNTNYALAGRVIEKATGRPYGDEVRDRVIKPLHLSATSVPGTRVTVPQPSSRAYSKLARTATGPTYDVTELNPRLAYGSGEMISSSADLNRFYTALLRGRLLPPEQLAEMKTTVRSRGTNGYGLGLVERTLSCGVHVWGHDGGIHGSNTDAVTTADGRHALAFNFNGDWSGDADAVVEAEFCGR, from the coding sequence ATGACGGTACGCACGACGATGACAGCGGTGACGGCCGCGGTGCTGTCGCTGGCTCTGGCCGGACCGGCGGTCGCGTCGGCCGACAGCAGCGGGGACTACGGACACCAGGCCACCCGCCGGGCCATGGAGGCAGCCGTCGCCGACGGCGTACCCGGCGTCACGGCCATGGTGCGGGACGGCCGTCGCGGCTGGTCGGCGACGGCGGGCGTGGGCGACCTGAAGACGGGCAAGCCGCGCTCCCCGCACGACCGCTACCGGGTCGCCAGCATCACCAAGACCTTCGTGGCGACGGTGCTCCTGCAACTGGAGGCGGAGGGAAAGCTGTCGCTGGACGACACGGTGGAGCAGTGGCTGCCGGGCCTGGTCCGGGGCAACGGCCACGACGGCAGCCGCATCACGCTGCGCCAGCTCCTGAACCACACCAGCGGCATCTACGACTACCTGGCCGACCCGGCCTTCCAGCAGACGTACATGGCCGCCGAGGGCTTCCTCCAGCACCGCTACGACCGGAAGGAACCCGAGTACTTCATCGCCATCGCCATGACCCACGAGCCGTACTTCGCGCCGGGCACCTCGTGGCACTACTCCAACACCAACTACGCCCTGGCCGGCCGGGTGATCGAGAAGGCCACCGGCCGCCCCTACGGCGACGAGGTCCGCGACCGCGTCATCAAGCCCCTGCACCTGAGCGCCACGTCCGTGCCGGGCACCCGTGTGACGGTGCCTCAGCCCAGCAGCCGCGCCTATTCCAAGCTGGCCAGGACGGCGACCGGCCCGACGTACGACGTCACCGAGCTGAACCCCCGGCTGGCCTACGGATCCGGCGAGATGATCTCCAGCTCGGCCGACCTGAACCGCTTCTACACCGCGCTGCTGCGCGGCAGGCTGCTCCCGCCCGAGCAGCTCGCGGAGATGAAGACGACGGTCCGGTCCAGGGGCACGAACGGCTACGGCCTCGGCCTCGTCGAACGCACCCTGAGCTGCGGAGTCCATGTCTGGGGCCACGACGGGGGCATCCACGGCTCGAACACGGACGCGGTGACGACGGCGGACGGGCGCCACGCCCTGGCGTTCAACTTCAACGGCGACTGGTCCGGGGACGCCGACGCGGTGGTGGAGGCGGAGTTCTGCGGCAGGTGA
- a CDS encoding S8 family serine peptidase, with protein MTLTPQRDPKPGARRTARIAVAAGLVAALSAAGPIPMALAADPEPAATGPSVKSAHDKLGSDDADLLAEAKADGDKNVTMMVATAPGATEKVAEQLDTVGSVGRTYDKLGYVRATVPTGKADKAIAAATKLSSVHGIDLREEIPLDDPAVETGKARGKGTYPAPGKKTPAENPYNPSFETGAVDFVKKNRKADGRGITIGILDSGVDLGHPALQKTTTGERKIVDWVTATDPIVDSDRTWRPMVTSVSGPTFTYGDKTWTAPAGSYQVSTFLESYTTGGDAAGDANRDGDKTDSWGVLYDAANGTVRVDLNNNYDFGDDTPMKPYKDGFQIGYFGTDDPATDVAERQPFVVEIRKDVPMDPFGGDWVGQKRDFVNIGVIESEHGTHVAGITAANSLFGGRMNGAAPGAKIVSSRACTWSGGCTNVALTEGMIDLVVNRGVDIVNMSIGGLPALNDGNNARAELYTRLIDTYGVQLVISAGNSGPGANTIGDPSLADKVISVGATVSKETWAANYGSVVETEYAMMPFSSRGPREDGGFTPTLSAPGAAINTIQTWLPGAPVAEAGYSLPAGYGMLQGTSMASPQAAGASALLLSAAKQRGIALTPAKLRTALTSTADHIKGVQAYEEGAGLINIEDAWDSIRDGATAHEYTVKAPVDTAIDQFLKTPGYGTGLYDREGGLKAGQKKTYEVTITRTSGPDRAIRHELHLENNKARTFRIVGSDEIRLPLNKPVTVKIEARAKHAGIKSAILEVDDPRTEGIDKQVLSTVVVASPVDHTFSASGKVQRNSTRSYFVTVPEGAKTLEVAMSGLAKGSQTRFISIHPYGVPVDSTSTINCYPNYSNPSSAPCRPDLRSYADPQPGVWEIEVESRRTSPLLDNPYKLNVTVLGAAFDPETVTVPEAKVGTPAAASWKVTNHYADVDGKLAGGPLGSSKTARPTITEGVTQTTTVDVPEGATSLDVSIGNVSDAAADLDLVVYDAAGTEVGSSADGDSEEAVKVADPAAGTYRIEVIGYAVPGGSTAYDYLDVFFSPALGTVTVDESPVRLGTGESATVSGSVTALAPAPEGREFFGQVRLLNARGTVAGLGSVKIEKVTP; from the coding sequence ATGACCCTCACCCCGCAGCGCGATCCGAAGCCGGGCGCGAGACGCACGGCCCGCATAGCCGTGGCCGCCGGTCTCGTCGCCGCGCTGTCCGCCGCCGGGCCGATACCCATGGCCCTGGCCGCGGACCCCGAGCCCGCCGCGACCGGCCCGAGCGTGAAGTCCGCGCACGACAAGCTCGGTTCGGACGACGCCGATCTGCTCGCCGAGGCCAAGGCCGACGGCGACAAGAACGTCACGATGATGGTCGCGACCGCGCCCGGCGCGACCGAGAAGGTCGCCGAGCAGCTGGACACGGTCGGCTCTGTGGGCCGTACCTACGACAAGCTCGGCTATGTCCGGGCCACCGTCCCCACCGGCAAGGCCGACAAGGCCATCGCCGCCGCCACGAAGCTCTCCTCGGTGCACGGCATCGACCTGCGCGAGGAGATACCCCTGGACGATCCGGCCGTCGAGACCGGAAAGGCGCGCGGCAAGGGCACGTACCCGGCCCCCGGCAAGAAGACCCCCGCCGAGAACCCGTACAACCCGTCCTTCGAGACGGGCGCCGTCGACTTCGTGAAGAAGAACCGGAAGGCCGACGGCCGCGGCATCACCATCGGCATCCTCGACTCCGGTGTCGACCTCGGCCACCCGGCGCTGCAGAAGACCACCACCGGCGAGCGGAAGATAGTCGACTGGGTCACCGCCACCGACCCCATAGTCGACAGCGACCGCACCTGGCGCCCGATGGTGACGTCCGTCTCCGGGCCCACCTTCACCTACGGCGACAAGACCTGGACGGCGCCCGCGGGCTCGTACCAGGTGAGCACCTTCCTGGAGTCGTACACCACCGGCGGCGACGCGGCGGGCGACGCCAACCGCGACGGCGACAAGACCGACTCGTGGGGCGTCCTGTACGACGCCGCGAACGGCACCGTCCGGGTCGACCTCAACAACAACTACGACTTCGGTGACGACACCCCGATGAAGCCGTACAAGGACGGTTTCCAGATCGGGTACTTCGGCACCGACGACCCGGCCACCGACGTCGCCGAGCGCCAGCCGTTCGTCGTGGAGATCCGCAAGGACGTCCCGATGGACCCGTTCGGCGGGGACTGGGTCGGCCAGAAGCGCGACTTCGTCAACATCGGCGTCATCGAGTCCGAGCACGGCACCCACGTCGCCGGCATCACCGCCGCCAACAGCCTGTTCGGCGGCAGGATGAACGGCGCGGCGCCGGGCGCGAAGATCGTCTCCTCCCGCGCCTGCACCTGGTCCGGCGGCTGCACCAACGTCGCCCTCACCGAGGGCATGATCGACCTCGTCGTCAACCGCGGCGTCGACATCGTCAACATGTCCATCGGCGGCCTGCCGGCGCTGAACGACGGCAACAACGCGCGCGCCGAGCTGTACACGCGGCTGATCGACACCTACGGCGTGCAGCTGGTGATCTCGGCCGGCAACTCCGGCCCCGGCGCCAACACCATCGGCGACCCGAGCCTGGCCGACAAGGTGATCTCGGTCGGCGCGACCGTCTCCAAGGAGACCTGGGCCGCCAACTACGGCTCCGTCGTGGAGACGGAGTACGCGATGATGCCGTTCTCCTCGCGCGGCCCGCGTGAGGACGGCGGCTTCACCCCGACGCTCTCCGCGCCGGGCGCCGCGATCAACACCATCCAGACCTGGCTGCCGGGCGCCCCGGTCGCCGAGGCGGGCTACTCGCTGCCGGCCGGCTACGGCATGCTCCAGGGCACCTCGATGGCGTCCCCGCAGGCCGCGGGCGCGTCCGCGCTGCTGCTGAGCGCCGCCAAGCAGAGGGGCATCGCCCTCACCCCGGCGAAGCTGCGCACCGCGCTCACCTCGACGGCCGATCACATCAAGGGTGTTCAGGCGTACGAGGAGGGTGCCGGCCTCATCAACATCGAGGACGCCTGGGACTCGATCCGCGACGGCGCCACCGCCCACGAGTACACGGTGAAGGCGCCGGTCGACACCGCGATCGACCAGTTCCTGAAGACCCCCGGATACGGCACGGGTCTGTACGACCGTGAGGGCGGCCTGAAGGCGGGCCAGAAGAAGACGTACGAGGTCACCATCACCCGTACCTCCGGCCCCGACAGGGCGATCCGGCACGAGCTGCACCTGGAGAACAACAAGGCGCGCACCTTCCGGATCGTCGGCTCGGACGAGATCAGGCTCCCGCTGAACAAGCCGGTGACCGTCAAGATCGAGGCCCGCGCGAAGCACGCGGGCATCAAGAGCGCGATCCTGGAGGTCGACGACCCGCGGACCGAGGGCATCGACAAGCAGGTCCTGTCGACGGTCGTGGTCGCCTCGCCGGTCGACCACACCTTCTCCGCCTCGGGCAAGGTCCAGCGCAACAGCACCCGTTCGTACTTCGTGACCGTCCCCGAGGGTGCGAAGACGCTGGAGGTCGCGATGAGCGGGCTGGCGAAGGGGAGCCAGACCCGGTTCATCTCCATCCACCCCTACGGCGTCCCGGTCGACTCGACCTCGACGATCAACTGCTACCCGAACTACTCCAACCCCTCCAGCGCCCCCTGCCGCCCCGACCTGCGCTCGTACGCCGACCCGCAGCCGGGCGTCTGGGAGATCGAGGTCGAGTCGCGCCGTACGTCGCCGCTGCTCGACAACCCGTACAAGCTGAACGTCACCGTCCTCGGCGCGGCCTTCGACCCGGAGACCGTGACCGTCCCGGAGGCCAAGGTCGGCACCCCGGCCGCCGCCTCCTGGAAGGTGACCAACCACTACGCCGACGTCGACGGCAAGCTCGCGGGCGGCCCGCTCGGCTCGTCGAAGACGGCGCGCCCGACCATCACCGAGGGCGTCACGCAGACCACCACGGTCGACGTGCCCGAGGGCGCCACCTCGCTCGACGTCTCCATCGGCAACGTCTCCGACGCGGCCGCCGACCTCGACCTGGTCGTCTACGACGCGGCCGGCACCGAGGTCGGCAGCTCCGCCGACGGTGACTCGGAGGAGGCGGTCAAGGTCGCGGACCCGGCCGCCGGGACGTACCGCATCGAGGTGATCGGCTACGCGGTGCCGGGCGGCTCGACGGCGTACGACTACCTGGACGTGTTCTTCTCCCCCGCGCTCGGCACCGTCACGGTCGACGAGTCGCCGGTGCGGCTGGGCACGGGCGAGTCGGCCACGGTCTCCGGCAGCGTCACCGCGCTGGCGCCGGCGCCGGAGGGCCGTGAGTTCTTCGGCCAGGTCCGGTTGCTCAACGCGCGCGGCACGGTCGCGGGCCTGGGCAGCGTGAAGATCGAGAAGGTCACGCCGTAG